The following are from one region of the Sandaracinus amylolyticus genome:
- a CDS encoding methyltransferase, protein MDVATLEDLLARGWIAAPGTSLRDEDRKKARELVGILAEVARAEARCPRSRQRVTLVDAAAGKGYVGVIASTISPRLHVHAIERDPRRIALMSEAASRLGGRVEPLVGDVGDAAIWPAEVDVVVALHACGDASDRTIERATEANARSILIAPCCVATKLPAAERANARAEALGLPRGEVRRGFIESLVASERMLELEARGWRTEIVTFAAPSVTPYRHLLRAERLREPGRMAQARDTLARLRAA, encoded by the coding sequence GTGGACGTCGCGACGCTCGAGGATCTGTTGGCGCGCGGGTGGATCGCCGCCCCGGGCACCTCGCTCCGCGACGAGGATCGCAAGAAGGCGCGCGAGCTCGTCGGCATCCTCGCCGAGGTCGCGCGCGCCGAGGCGCGCTGCCCGCGATCGAGGCAGCGCGTCACGCTCGTCGACGCCGCCGCGGGCAAGGGCTACGTCGGCGTGATCGCGTCGACGATCTCTCCGCGTCTGCACGTGCACGCGATCGAGCGCGACCCGCGCCGCATCGCGCTGATGAGCGAGGCCGCGTCGCGCCTCGGCGGTCGGGTCGAGCCGCTCGTCGGCGACGTCGGGGACGCGGCGATCTGGCCCGCCGAGGTCGACGTCGTCGTCGCGCTCCACGCGTGCGGCGACGCGAGCGATCGCACCATCGAGCGGGCGACCGAGGCGAACGCCCGATCGATCCTGATCGCGCCGTGCTGCGTCGCGACCAAGCTCCCGGCGGCCGAGCGCGCCAACGCGCGCGCCGAGGCTCTGGGCCTTCCGCGCGGCGAGGTGCGGCGCGGTTTCATCGAGTCGCTCGTCGCGTCGGAACGCATGCTCGAGCTCGAGGCGCGCGGGTGGCGCACCGAGATCGTCACGTTCGCCGCGCCGAGCGTCACGCCGTACCGACACCTCCTGCGCGCCGAGCGGCTGCGCGAGCCGGGACGCATGGCGCAAGCACGCGATACGCTCGCGCGCCTGCGCGCCGCCTGA